A region of the Limibacillus halophilus genome:
TCCGAGGCCTTATTGCAAGCACAGCAGCACTGGATTTCCCGTTAGGAAGGTTACCAATGCCCCTCAAGGACATTATCTTCGGTAAAGATCGCTACAGCAAAAGCGCTCATAGGCTCTATGTCGCCGTGGTCGAGCAAGCGCGTAATCCGGTTTTCTATAGCGATCTTGGGGTGCCGGACAGCTTGGACGGCCGGTTCGAATTGATCTCGCTGCACACTTTTTTGGTGCTTCATCGCTTGAAGTCCGAGACTGGTGAGGCCGGTCTCGCCATAGGTCAAGGTCTCGTCGATCTGATGTTTGCCGATATGGATCAGTCGCTGCGCGAAATGGGCGTTGGCGACATGGGTGTGGGAAAGCGCGTGAAAAAGATGGCGGAAGCCTTTCAGGGGCGTGTTGCAGCTTATTCTTCGGCGCTTGTAGCGGATGAGGAAACCCAGCTCCATGATGCGCTGCGCAGAAACCTCTTTGGCACCAGAGAT
Encoded here:
- a CDS encoding ubiquinol-cytochrome C chaperone family protein; this translates as MPLKDIIFGKDRYSKSAHRLYVAVVEQARNPVFYSDLGVPDSLDGRFELISLHTFLVLHRLKSETGEAGLAIGQGLVDLMFADMDQSLREMGVGDMGVGKRVKKMAEAFQGRVAAYSSALVADEETQLHDALRRNLFGTRDQVEAHDLGQISDYLRHQAAFLGQQKSADILQGIIAFSQPGQK